The Mytilus galloprovincialis chromosome 3, xbMytGall1.hap1.1, whole genome shotgun sequence genomic interval tctttcgtttgtgtgtgtctggtaatatcaaatagcTTGGTTAGAAaatggttagaatgatagcaaattacagagttatctccccttattcgttaatttctacggtgcatttcaaccaaattgcatcttctattaccagaacagaaaatggaaatgaatgttaattttgtgcataactacatgTTATGAACTGAAATCGATGTCAAATAGGGTGGcattttttggtcatgttttcaccactgcctgatttcgttaggcagactggcacttaaaaacgaagatgtggtgtGATCCCGACACATAATACATACACAAATAATGTATTAAATATCTCGGCAATGAGACAATTTTCAACAAGAGACAAATTAAATGACACGTACATTAACAGCTGAAGGTCAccttacggtcttcaacaatgaacaaagcacaTATACCACAtagttgtattgttatatgtataaaaaaaaaacacgactttaaataaatctattaTGCTTTTGTTATGCTtatgcatagtcagctacaaaagccGGTCACAATTGTGTATCTGCTATTAAGCACTATTGTCTTGAAATATAGACTAGGTCTATAAGAAATGGTTAAGTTATGAATGTGAACAACAGTGTCAATTTTACTTTTGTAGCAGGAACAATTCTGCTGAAGATTCGGGGATGCGGACCACAGCTGGATCTGGTTCGTAAACTGATGTGAACGGAAACGACTGATGCCAAATGTGATGCGCTAAAATATATCTAAGTAAATGAAAACCGAAAACagtgaaaacaatatataatttaatcaacAAAGTACAACTTTAATTATGTAGAGACAAATGTATGTAGAAATGGAGCATTCAATGACTTCAAATGACCTTGGCTATGGAGGCATGTAGCTAATGTACTAACCTTAACGGTAGTTGGAAAGCTTGGCTTTCCTTGGTTGGACTGAAAGTCAGTCCTCAGAGGATTCaacttaataatttcaaatcacTTATCTAAAATATATAGGTCTTCCGAAGAAGGTAATCAAAGGTTTTGCAACGatgcaaatattcaattttacaatatgaataaatatctttaaccaatgaattcaaatactAAAAGCTATCATcgcaatttaacaaatatgtccTGAATAAGATTCATGTATAccattaaataaagaaatatgaaatttatagttttaaacaagggaaatacCAATGCCGTAATAATCCTAACTGCCACACTTTATTAAACAGATACTTActgaagaagaagaaaacaaagaTCAGCATGCCATGATTAGTTTCTCAAAGAAGGTTATATCTCATAATATAACCTCATTGGTTTCTCCTAGGACTAatatgttgtgtaataaatagtCCCAGGTTTCTCCAATGACAAGTTCTCAGTTGTTAAAATAAGGCAAAATACATTGCAAAGAAAAGGAGACAAAGGAAATGTCTGAATAGTCATAGTGAGAGAACGGGAGAACAACTTGTTAACCAATTTTGATGttctaaaatattattttatctaAGGAAAGAGGACGTGAAATTGAAAAGTTCTGCATATAAGCAAAACATTCTTTTTGAAACTGGTCTTTCAATAATGCCTGCAATCTCCGCACTGTATGTAATGTACATATCACAATTAtctcaaatatttttataatatataatcacAGTATGAAAACGAGTACATcaatactgaggttgtgagttatAATACCGCTCATGGCAGGATTACAAGCCAAGTTATATGTCGAAGGTTAGTGGTTCTTTCCTGTCTCTGCGACTTTTTCCACCAATAAAAATTAACCAGCAAGAGATAGCACAATAGTTCTGAAAGTGGCGCTAAACACCAACCAATCAAATCCCGAATTTCAATACTCCTGATCCATATAAAAGTATTGGCAAAAGCATTATATTAAATGAGTTTAGTTGACATTCTAATGACCAATTGTTTTGTATGCATTTTGTTAATGCATTATTATTCATAGTTTTTGTGCATGCTAAATCGTCcgcaaattaaaagttttgtatctaaaacaaagttttcagaaAGCCAGTTAAGCCTATTGAATAAGGTTATTctacataatgtgtattttggACAAACaaagaagtaatggtagacatcctcaATATCGGACCCACAATGGCAAGAAGGATCATTTATAATATTAGCTCTAAATAGGTCGTTGTTTAAGAATGAAGTGgaacatcgcaattgcgttaagataatatttaatttccttgggccgtacaaaaaaaacgtttcaattttacacaatagactatcgttttttaattttttcttgaatttagaaatagagtcgacactgcgaatttttggatcaagtttattccattcacgtattgtagagggaataaacgattcagtagtaagggaaagtctacaaaatggaacaataatatcATGACCATTTCGCAACGGATAGTTGGTTGTACTTTGTACACAAGGAGGTACAAGATTACATAGGTACTCTGGTGCATGCTTTTGGATCATGTTATAAAACATCTGTAATGttcttctccttcttctttcaaaaagagattcccagccAACCTCAGAAAATAAGgtttcagtttttgtaaatattggtgtacctgttactattcttgccgcctctaattgcaaattttctaatttatgtgAGTAGCCAATTCCACAATTATCccgacgtcgcgtacggtgttggagataatacgggttttgctttccagttcgcctttattgcatttgttagaagtttcggaattgataactatataaatgtatatatcaaaatgtgcgtaattaaaagtagaaatggaatatgccttcaaatcaatacttttattcattttgttactcGAATGATCCCTAATAACACTGATTTTGAGCGTGTAGACAAGTAACACCGCGACATATTATCAGCGTTGCTTTGAAGTTATTCTTGTAATTTTTTgaactcattaaaaaaaaattgtactccTAGAAAGAGTAGTATTTGGTGTtaatggtgtatgttttatttatgacgtcatcgttaactgaacgcgtctgaccaggacgaaaagttcactttgttttgtggtcaagccgaaaatcgaaaaaaaatatggatagggGTGAAGTTAAGAGTGATTTTAAAAGGTAACTCAAATAAATTATTCCGaaaatgaaatatctttttattccgtatataataaggaaaaaaataaaaagttttgtcacaacatttcaaaagatcgtggcagaattaatgattttttgaaatttgtatttctgtcacaaaaccGAAATCTCGCATATTTTTTGGAGTTCTTAAAAATTCGAACGAATGCTGCAGATCCAAACCACAATTTACATATCCATCCTTCctgtgtcaaaattatacaataaatatactaCTTGCTATGTCTTCAATtagtaagtattgtttaaattatgtcctaaattgttcattttattaaatccgttgaaatgtcacactcgccgttttctgacgttttggcgtatttgttaagtgtcttatgaaaagtaataggcagttgcagtcttttctacgatatgaaattttattcaaacgagaaaactttttttttaagtgtataaaaaaaaattgtgtcgaagttttaagagaaaatattgaaaaacaaataaacgcgatctttttgtttttgtctagtcaaaatgtcacaaaacgccgttttttacatttttgttacaagtatgataagtcatattatacagttttggagggaggaaaatttgaaataataatagcACAAACaatactatataacattaaaatctattgttcacggatttttttgaacccattttcgatcacatgtcggaagtattaacgacacagtcagcgagtacttttgtctagtcataatgtcacaccatgcttttttacttgttttgacgttACGTTCTGTAAAACTTGACAAACGATTCAACTTATAAAATCTTTATTCGGAAATTATCAAAAGCGGATAAAAGAATAAGACCTTGACAACATTTACGAGTATGATGGTCTTGTGAAACCATGATAGTCCGTCTGAAGGGGGTGATAAATGACTAaaccgtgttaagagagagcaatatctcttgcacataaaagtcacccttttagattttaaaaagagCAGGATAAGGCTACAAGGAAGCACTCGCACCCTCAAAGTGGAAACGGATTAATCATAAATATCCTGTTACaatcaaaagaaagagaaaatatctttgctccaaggggatacttattcaaatgaatattatttttccgttttaatttaactgtacttaaaaaaaatatgtgccgcttttgcatttcggttctatacgtagcaagtcaagcaaaccgctcatataaattatgctgtatgATTGAGCTGTACGAAATGAAAAAAACGTACgacgttatttatacaatgcaagaaaaataacgtcaaactaacgttaccaaaactaacaccaacaccgtGGCATATTCAAAAATGGGTCGAATAAAAACTAAGTATagttttttctaaattgtttcaAGATAATCGGTATTTAAGTTTACGtaaaacatatttgtgtttctttaCACTTGTAATTATACTTTCAATATGATTGTTCCATTTTGCGTTACTACTGAAATGAACTCCCAGGTGCTTATGAGATATAATTTAAAGGTAGCTAAGGTCTGGAgtctcaatatttgaaaaaatcttaatttcggttttatctgggttaaatgacataaataatattaaaaactgattatgtcatcatgtttattttttcatcacattttatcaagttgtattgaacattattatcatacttgactttttatactaatgtatcagtggcggatccagagggggggttccgggggtacgcaccccccctttattttggccgatcaatgcatttgaatcgggacatatgtttgcaccccccctttgccctgggctagcaccccccctttcgaaaattcctgcatccgccactgtgtatgcaatgtatatgtttgcattttgtttgatttttcatgatgagggcctcatggaagattagttatatagctaactgtgtaaccctcttaaaatttgttgttgttgttgttgttgttgttgttgttgttgttgttgttagcCATTTAGAAGACCAAACATCCAGCTCTTTCAGGTCACGATCGATAACAGTTTTCCGTCGTTACCAGAATAATTGAATGATGTGTCTTCAGCAAATAGCCGATACAGTGAAGTAAGCTTATcagcaatatcattaatatataatacaaagaGAAGAGGGCCCAGAACTGATCCCTGGGGAACACCAGCTGAAACATTACAGAATGAAGAAGACGAGTTATGTAATACTACTCTCTTTTTCTGTCGTGTAGATAATCCTAAAACCAATTCAATACGTCTCCGCCAATACCTTAAGCTTTCTTTTTACATATAAGGCCCCTATGCCAAACTTTGTCGAAAGCTTTAGAGAAGTCacagaatacaaaacaatttgaaatatatattgatggAGGTGAAAGAAAAGTGAATATTTAGCGAATTTAACTGTTTACTAGATTATAGTATTATTgtactggtggagatttattgAATACACCGACTGTGGAGGTGTGCCTAGAGTGgcagaagttataaaatacatttacagATACAGGTTGCGAGAAAAAACGCGAAATCAACACtttacagaaaatataaaatgtccGATGAAATGGAAGTAGATCGCGAAACTGCTAAGAAACCAGAGAAAATGTTCACTCTTAAGAAATGGAATTTAGTTGCTATGTGGAGCTGGGATGTTGAGTGTGATACTTGTGCAATATGTCGTGTCCAAGTCATGGGTAGGATACATATATCTGACAGAAAAGTCGCAATATTTTGATATgacacaacaacaacaaaattttgtttttatttgtaatataaatcaaattcttttaaatatagTACACATCCGGATATTTTCGACCAGATAGAATCTTCAACAAACCATATTCACATATTGTTAGGGGGAAAAGGGGATTACTGGACTAATCACTATGGTATCAAGAataaacaggttgggaacaaaccctctatatatatggtgattatacctgtatagagggatactCCTTCTATAGAGGGGTAAAATTATCTCTCTATAGAtgggtatttttgtttagactggatttaaatcaaaataggacAGAATGGCATTCTCTACATGTTATATCGGTTCAAATCATTAAAGTTGGAGTTATCTTCTTTTTCCATaattataactaattggacaacCATTAAAGCTATCTTTACCCTTCAATGCTTACAAGTACTCTGATTAAAATATTGAGATGATTGGCAATTATGAAAATGGAATCCAAAATGATACAGTTTTGGGTTCTACACATATTAGACATGGTTGGGCCTACAGTGATGTAATATGGACCGCATGGCtccctgttgaaggccgtaccttgcctataacggtttacttttaagaattgttacttggatggagagttgtctcattggcactcataccacatctgactATATCTGACtatgtattaaattttattttgtatttccaGATGCATGTTTGAGATGCCAATCTGAAAACAAACAGGATGATTGTGTTGGTAAGTTCTGCAATACTATCAAGTTTAAAACCAGTTATACCATCTGTTATTGCATATAATATTTAAGTTCTTATTTATTCTGTTGCTTGTGGTATAATATTTTGCATAAATGGCTAATCcgtgattaaaacaaaataaattcaaGCTCTgatgaattatttcttttctacaaggacaacttttaaaaaaaagacataaattgTTTTGGATCAATGAGCTCTAGTTGAAGTCAAATAGTTGCTGGTCTCCTAATTGAACACACTTTATATTGATGTAGAAAACTGAGCTAGtgatatgttataaaaattaacaatcGCATAACTTTTAAATTGTCATTATCAATGATTATTGAAATTTGCTAAGTTTCTACGTGGGCATGGGTTGTCTATTTTTAAAAACAAGGTGGCTTTTTTAGGATTGTATGCcgatttataaacatttttgtacATCTATTTAGCTTTCTTCTTCAAGGTACATTAATGTTGCAGTAAATTTTATGATCCTAATGATAAGCATAGTTTTCTTGGCTTAACTTTATTGGTTAATAAAAATTTGATTCTGATTTTGAAAGAAGGTCTTCCAATGTTACTGTCAAAAAACcaacaaatttttttaaatctttctgCAACTAATCTTGGaataaacatgtacatatattaaaaacatacctttatataaatcaaaatcacAAGTTGTGAACTATAtgttataacttttaaaatacaaattaattgCTATCTTCTATCTGGTTTTGTTATTCTTTTCTCTATTTTGCAGTTGTATGGGGAGAATGTAACCATTCCTTCCATCTATGCTGTATGACATTGTGGGTACAACAGAACAAAAGATGTCCACTATGTCAACAAGACTGGGAAGTCCAAAGAATAGGAAAATAAGATGTAGATATCACCGTAACAGTATTGTCATTAATGTACAAGAAGCTTCACCTTTATAAATCTTGATCTGCTGGATGAAGAAGTTACAGATATAACTCATTCTTTGAATAATAAACTTTTACAGATTTTTGAGAAGAGAATAACACATGTTCTGAGTTGACATAGATAATGCCACTATTATTATCCATCATCCAACATATTTCCAGGCACCCAAGACAATGAAACTTATTTTTCTAAAGAGACTTTCTAATGACATTCATAGCATTTGAACTGAATTGTATTTAAGTATCCCATTAATCTTGTATgatgaatatatttattattgtttgtatgaagtaagaaaattaaaatgtaatatttttatctGCTTTGtattatttaaggtggtacataacactacagggagataactctgtaaaatcagataaacgttttaattacgttgtgttgttaagagaatattaagcttctcagtgatcaaaataagtctttgtcaaactgctatataaccagtgtaatttttctgataaaacggttggttcaaattttttgaattttttatatttttgtaaaagggtcaaagtaaatactttgtcaaaattttaagaaaattagccaaattaattttagttaaaagtgttgggtaccaccttaaggaatGACTAtaacattttttctgtctatgaagaaataacataaaacatttggtgcacactgaataacgtgtgtagcgggttatttaacagtgtgcaccacattttttgttatttcgaatagacagaaaaaatattagtcatttcttataattttaattctgaattccattttaaactgtaaaaaaccatgaaaaaacattgatgatgtcatggtcacatgactaaattatgtctgggctgataacaaaataatgtaagccaatcagaagacatgtaacatccaaaattaaattattgatccTTATTGGAACAAATTAAAcgaaatataattttgttatgagTTTGTGAACAACACTGTATCAACTGAAGTCTATCTGAAGCACTTTCCTGGGTTTTCCTTCAAGAAAGACCATGTCAAAAAGTTGTGAACCAAGACTGGCAAGAGTGAACAAGAGTGAACAAAAGCATGAATTCATGGAACTACAATACCAAATTGAAATAATAAGAATAGTCAAATCCATGTTAGGAATTGTCAAAGGGAGTTTGAACCTTTGTTTCTTGATTATCTAAATTTATCAAACTGAGCTTCACTTTCACAAAGTATCATGTACAATGTAGGTAGCTTGTTTATGGTAGGCTCACCttgttcaatttttatacgaccgcaaaatttgaaaaaaatttcgtcgtatattgctatcacgttggcgtcgtcgtcgtccgaatacttttagttttcgcactctaactttagtaaaagtgaatggaaatctatgaaattttaacacaaggtttatgaccacaaaaggaaggttggtattgattttgggagttttggtcccaacattttaggaattaggggccaaaaagggcccaaataagcattttcttggttttcgcactataactttagtttaagttaatagaaatctatgaaattttgacacaaggtttatgaccacaaaagaacggttgggattgattttgggagttttggtttcaacagtttaggaattaggggccaaaaaagggcccaaataagcattattcttggttttcgcacaataactttagtttaagtaaatagaaataaatgaaatttaaacacaatgttaatgactacaaaaggaaggttggtattgattttgggagtttaggtcccaacagtttaggaattaggggccaaaaagggacccaaataagcatttttcttggttttcgcaccataatgttagtatataagtaaatagaaatctatgaaatttaaacacaaggtttatgaccataaaaggaaggttggtattgattttgggagttttggtcccaacagaataaggggcccaaagggtccaaaattaaactatgtttgatttcatcaaaattgaataattggggttctttgatatgccgaatctaactgtcatgactgtgtatgtagattcttaacttttggtcccgttttcaaattggtctacattaaggtccaaagggtccaaaattaaacttagtttgattttgacaaaaaatgaatcagttaggttctttgatatgctgaatctaaaaatgtacttagattcttgattattggcccagttttcaagttggtccaaatcggggtccaaaattaaactttgtttgatttcatcaaaaattgaataaattgggttctttgatataccaaatctaactgtgtatgtagattcttcatttttggtcctgttttcaaattggtctacactaaagtctaaagggtccaaaattaaacttagtatgattttaacaaaaattgaaatcttggggttctttgatatgctgaatccaaaaatgtacttagattttttattatgggcccagttttcaagttggtccaaatcaggatctaaaattattatattaagtattgtgcaatagcaagtcttttcaattgcacagtattgcgcaatggcaagaaatatctaattgcacaatattgtgaaatagcaaatttttttttaattagagttatctttctttgtccagaatagtaagcaagaaatatctaattgcaaaatattgtgcaatagcaagatttttttttaattggagttatctttctttgtccagaatcaacttaaatctttgttatatacaatatacaatgtatattcactttttactaccaactgataaattaaaataatctttaccattcagtgataacaagcagtttttttacatcttaatattttatgatgtatttaaatgagtagttattgttgcaaactccattagaaattttaattgagattagttttggaataagggaaagggggatgtgattaaaaaaattgtgttcaatttttctcatttgaaatttcataaataaaaaagaaaatttcttcaaacatttttttgagaggattaatattcaacagcatagtgaattgctctaagagaaaacaaaaattttaagttcattagaacacattcattctgtgtcagaaacctatgctgtgtcaactatttaatcacaatccaaatttagagctgaatccagcttgaatgttgtgtccatacttgccccaaccgttcagggttcaacctctgcggtcgtataaagctacgccctgcgaaGCATCTGGTTTATCACTTCTAATGACAGAAGTTTGTCTGTTAATACGTCATACATGAATAGTCATTGAACCAAGAAC includes:
- the LOC143067256 gene encoding RING-box protein 2-like; amino-acid sequence: MSDEMEVDRETAKKPEKMFTLKKWNLVAMWSWDVECDTCAICRVQVMDACLRCQSENKQDDCVVVWGECNHSFHLCCMTLWVQQNKRCPLCQQDWEVQRIGK